Proteins found in one Gemmatimonadota bacterium genomic segment:
- the mutY gene encoding A/G-specific adenine glycosylase, translated as MKNLLEPGQIEVFRHALLTWYEAHRRDMPWRRTRDPYAVWISEVMLQQTRVDQVRPYYDRFMSRFPTVGDLGEAPLEEVLKAWEGMGYYARARNLHRAARQVVALHGGRIPDDPVQISALPGIGPYTAAAVLSIAYGRDCPVVDGNVVRVLSRLFHLDDDPATAAAKKKTAGLAERLLLKGRPGDFNQAMMELGATVCTPRQPGCGACPVSSLCLARQVLPDPSVLPRKQPRKQRPHHHVAAGIVRKGDEMLIVQRSLEGLLGGLWEFPGGISEEEAAREGFLRHEIKRKLGIDIRVGRAFAAVRHAFTHFEMTLHGYHCTYLRGEARHGDGNDCRWIRSDELDQYAFPRAHHRLIEAMAVAEESPQTTLFP; from the coding sequence GTGAAAAACCTCCTGGAACCCGGACAGATCGAAGTATTTCGGCACGCCCTGCTCACCTGGTACGAGGCGCACAGGCGGGACATGCCCTGGCGGCGGACCCGGGACCCCTACGCGGTCTGGATATCCGAAGTTATGCTCCAGCAGACCCGGGTAGACCAGGTCCGGCCCTACTACGACAGGTTCATGAGCCGTTTCCCAACAGTTGGCGATCTGGGTGAAGCGCCGCTCGAGGAGGTGCTGAAGGCGTGGGAAGGCATGGGATACTACGCCCGGGCGAGAAACCTCCATCGGGCCGCCCGGCAGGTTGTGGCGCTGCACGGTGGAAGGATACCCGACGATCCGGTGCAGATCTCCGCGCTGCCGGGCATCGGACCCTATACGGCCGCGGCGGTATTGAGCATTGCGTACGGAAGGGACTGCCCCGTGGTCGACGGAAATGTAGTCCGCGTGCTGAGCCGCCTGTTCCACCTGGACGACGATCCCGCGACCGCCGCCGCGAAGAAAAAGACGGCTGGCCTGGCCGAAAGACTTCTCCTGAAGGGCCGGCCGGGCGATTTCAACCAGGCCATGATGGAACTGGGCGCGACGGTATGCACCCCGCGACAGCCGGGCTGCGGCGCCTGCCCCGTAAGCAGCCTGTGTCTCGCTCGCCAGGTGCTGCCGGATCCGTCGGTCCTTCCACGCAAGCAGCCGCGGAAACAGCGCCCCCATCATCATGTCGCCGCGGGCATCGTGCGCAAGGGAGACGAGATGCTGATCGTACAGCGCTCGCTGGAGGGCCTGCTGGGCGGACTTTGGGAGTTTCCGGGCGGGATATCGGAGGAAGAGGCGGCCAGGGAAGGGTTCCTACGTCACGAAATAAAACGCAAACTGGGCATCGACATCCGTGTCGGCCGCGCCTTCGCGGCCGTCCGGCACGCCTTTACCCATTTCGAGATGACGCTGCACGGCTACCACTGCACGTATCTTCGCGGCGAAGCGCGTCATGGGGACGGCAACGACTGCCGCTGGATTCGATCTGACGAACTTGATCAATACGCCTTCCCCAGGGCGCATCATCGCCTCATCGAAGCCATGGCCGTTGCCGAAGAAAGTCCGCAAACCACACTGTTCCCATAA
- the recA gene encoding recombinase RecA — protein MNDSDPGREKALSGAIMQIERQFGKGSIIRMGDENPQLSVESIPTGSLTLDLALGIGGVPRGRVVEIYGNESSGKTTLAKHIVAEAQKLGGMAAFIDAEHALDIRYARALGVDMDKLLIHQPDTGEQALDVAEILVRSGGVDVIVIDSVAALVPRAEIEGEMGDSHVGLQARLMSQALRKLTSVINRSRTCLIFINQIRQKIGVMYGNPETTTGGLALKFYSSVRIEVRRIGNIKGDDASAGIQVRGTVKKNKLAAPFREAQFDIIYGEGISKESDLIELGVNNGIIEKSGTWFSYNDDRLGQGRENVRQLLRERPELAGEIEEKVRSIFAPTDQDAAANNGTAEQPVSRAAPSVKGR, from the coding sequence ATGAACGATAGTGATCCGGGAAGGGAGAAGGCGCTCAGCGGCGCCATCATGCAGATCGAGCGGCAGTTCGGCAAGGGGTCCATTATCAGGATGGGGGACGAAAACCCCCAGTTGTCCGTCGAGTCCATACCGACGGGGTCCCTGACCCTCGACCTGGCGTTGGGCATCGGCGGCGTCCCCCGGGGACGCGTGGTCGAAATATACGGAAACGAATCCTCCGGCAAGACGACGCTGGCCAAGCACATCGTGGCCGAAGCCCAGAAACTGGGCGGGATGGCCGCGTTCATCGACGCGGAACATGCCCTGGACATCCGTTATGCCCGGGCGCTCGGCGTGGACATGGACAAACTGCTCATCCACCAGCCTGACACGGGAGAGCAGGCGCTCGACGTGGCCGAGATCCTGGTTCGCAGCGGCGGGGTCGACGTGATCGTCATCGACTCGGTGGCCGCGCTGGTCCCCAGGGCCGAAATCGAAGGCGAAATGGGTGATTCCCATGTCGGCCTGCAGGCCCGCCTGATGTCGCAGGCGCTGCGCAAGTTGACCTCTGTAATCAATCGGTCGAGAACCTGTCTGATCTTCATCAACCAGATCCGTCAGAAAATCGGGGTCATGTACGGCAACCCCGAGACGACCACGGGGGGACTGGCCCTGAAATTCTACTCCTCGGTCCGGATCGAGGTGCGCAGGATCGGGAACATCAAGGGCGACGACGCCTCGGCCGGCATCCAGGTCCGGGGCACCGTGAAGAAGAACAAGCTGGCGGCTCCCTTCCGCGAGGCGCAGTTCGATATCATTTATGGCGAAGGCATATCCAAGGAAAGCGACCTGATCGAACTCGGCGTCAACAACGGGATTATAGAAAAGAGCGGGACGTGGTTCTCGTATAACGATGATCGGCTGGGGCAGGGCCGCGAGAACGTGCGGCAGTTGCTCCGTGAACGGCCGGAGCTTGCCGGGGAAATCGAAGAGAAAGTCCGTTCGATTTTCGCACCCACGGACCAGGACGCCGCCGCGAACAACGGGACGGCGGAGCAACCGGTTTCGAGAGCCGCGCCATCGGTCAAGGGGCGGTGA